In the genome of Campylobacter avium LMG 24591, the window TCTTCCATATCTTAAACCATCATATCTGCTTAAATTTGCACTTGCTTCAGCAGTGGCTATTATGTAATAAGCTGCTATGTCGTATTTAAAGTCGAGCAAGTCCTTAAAAACAATCTCATGCCCGTTAGCCTTTAGCTTGTCAAGGCTTTGCATTAAGGCTTGTTTTACTTCAGGATTTGCCTTTTCTATGTAGTTTTTAATGGCTATTATCCTTAATTTTTTATTCGGGTTTAATTTATCGTGGGTTTTTTGAAATTCTATCTTAGCACTGGTGCTATCAAGCTCATCGTATCCTGCTATGGCGTCGTATAGTATGGAGGCATCTTCGACGCTTTTTGTTATAGTGCCTATTTGGTCTAGGCTTGATGAATACGCGGCAAGTCCGTATCTACTCACCCTTCCATAGCTTGGTTTAAAGCCAACGCAAGCACAAAATGCCGCCGGCTGTCTAACAGAACCTCCGGTATCAGAGCCAAGTGAAGCTAGTGCTATATCAGCTCCCACAGCAGCTGCACTGCCACCGCTGCTACCACCGGCTACCTTGCTTAAATTTGTTGGATTTAAGGTTTTTCCATAATACGAACTTTGGGTTGCATTTCCCATCGCAAATTCGTCCATATTGCACCTGCCAAAAGGTGAAAAGCCGTTTTGCTTGAGATTTTTTATAGCACTTGCGTCATAAGGTGCGATATAGCCTTGCAAGATTTTAGATGCACAAGTTAAAGGCCAATCTTTAACGCTTATATTGTCTTTGATAGCAACGGGAATTCCATCGCAACTATCGCTTAAATCACAGTCTAAAAATTGCTCTACATAAGCACCGATTTTTTTTTCTTTTTTTGCTCTTTCGTTTAATTCTTTTTTTAGTACTCTAAGTTCATCTTGAGATAGTTTTAAGGCTTGCTTTAAGCTTATCATTATTTATCCTTTTTTTTAAGTAAAAGTAGGGCGAACATTGTAACCAAGGCAAAAGATAGTATGGTAAGAATTATAACTGTTTGCGGAACTTCATAGTTTAACATTCATTTCCTTTAAAACCTTTGTACATCTAGGGCAGGTTTCGTTTTCATTCTTTGCGTTAAATTTCCAGCACCTAGGGCATTTAAAATCATCAGCTCTAACAAGCTTAAAGCTATTATCACCTATCTTAAATTCAGCCAAAGCTTCCTTGCTATCTATGTTTTCTAGCTTGCTTATCATAAACCAATCCTCAATTTCGCTTAAATCATGGCTTAATAGCTCGTTTGCTGAGCTTTGCAAAGCTAGTTCTAGGGTTGATTTTATAAGCTTTTCTTTCTTTAAAATATCAATTTGTTCTAAGAATTTTTCTCTGGCTGCAAGCAATAATTCATCATTTATACCAAAGTCAAAATTAAAATCATCCTTATACACTATGTCAAACACATCTTTTACGCCGTCTTTAATTACAGGATTTGCATGCTCTAAGGCCTCATCAACAGTGTGTGTTAGCGTAGGTGCTATGAGAGTAAATAACTCCTTTGTGATGAGACACATAGCGCTTTGAGAGCTTATTCTTCTTTGTGAATTTTTAGAATCGCAGTAAAGCCTGTCTTTGCATATATCAAGATAAATTCCGCTTAAATCCACTATCAAGAAATTTAAAAGCAAATTGTATCCGCGGGCAAATTCATAATTATCAAAATATGTTTTAACGGCCTTAAACACAGTGCTTGCCTTTGTTAAAATCCACTTATCTAGCAAATTAAAATGCCTGGTATCTATGAAATCTAAGTCATTTGTATTTGCAAGCAAAAATCTTATGGTATTTCTTATCTTTCTGTACTGTTCTGCTACCTGCTTTAAGATGTTTTCGGAGATTTTTAAATCCCCGGTAAAATCACTTAAAAGCATCCATAGTCTTAAAATTTCAACACCGTAATTTTTGGCCACAT includes:
- the gatA gene encoding Asp-tRNA(Asn)/Glu-tRNA(Gln) amidotransferase subunit GatA, producing MISLKQALKLSQDELRVLKKELNERAKKEKKIGAYVEQFLDCDLSDSCDGIPVAIKDNISVKDWPLTCASKILQGYIAPYDASAIKNLKQNGFSPFGRCNMDEFAMGNATQSSYYGKTLNPTNLSKVAGGSSGGSAAAVGADIALASLGSDTGGSVRQPAAFCACVGFKPSYGRVSRYGLAAYSSSLDQIGTITKSVEDASILYDAIAGYDELDSTSAKIEFQKTHDKLNPNKKLRIIAIKNYIEKANPEVKQALMQSLDKLKANGHEIVFKDLLDFKYDIAAYYIIATAEASANLSRYDGLRYGRRAENIENLKDLYVKSRSEGFGDEVKRRILLGCFVLSSGYYDAYYIKAQKARALIKNKYNELLSDCDLIFMPVTPSTAFDLNSKKSPIDSYLEDIFTISVNLAGLGAISVPVAKDKEGLNISAQLICKAYDEQTLLDGALSLENIIKNQ